A genomic stretch from Sphingobacterium sp. ML3W includes:
- a CDS encoding glycosyltransferase family 2 protein, translating into MDVSIIIVNYNSFRLILSSIESVYKHTIGINFEIIVVDNDSPQRDIERIHEHYSEVIFLKNPENRGFGSGNNFGAKGAKGKYLFLLNPDTVLLNNAIAKFYAFCESNEQVGIVGGNLYDANLQPAFSCWSFLPSLTAEIDFLCFFKLGKILGRVGSFNNTGIPQKVGYISGADLFIPKSIFVKAGGFDEDFFMYYEETELTFRVRQLGYDVMSLPNAKIIHLEGQSEPNDEKVAYRMRKSEKLYYTKTNQRYLIRLSYKVDTFFYTLVVIYNKLKRSPSKVEGYKRKLQLIRKIESL; encoded by the coding sequence ATGGATGTCTCTATTATAATCGTTAATTATAATTCTTTTCGGTTGATACTCAGTTCGATTGAGTCTGTCTATAAACATACTATCGGTATAAATTTTGAGATCATTGTAGTAGACAACGACTCCCCACAGCGTGACATCGAACGAATACATGAACATTATAGCGAGGTTATATTTCTCAAGAATCCAGAAAATCGCGGCTTTGGTTCCGGAAACAATTTTGGAGCAAAAGGGGCTAAAGGAAAATATCTTTTTCTATTAAATCCGGATACAGTCTTATTAAATAATGCTATAGCTAAATTTTATGCTTTCTGTGAAAGCAATGAACAGGTTGGGATCGTAGGAGGCAATTTATATGACGCCAATCTCCAACCAGCATTTTCTTGTTGGAGTTTTCTTCCAAGTTTAACGGCGGAAATTGATTTTTTATGTTTTTTTAAGCTTGGGAAAATCCTAGGACGAGTAGGTAGTTTTAATAACACAGGTATTCCTCAAAAAGTAGGATATATTTCTGGGGCAGATTTATTTATACCAAAATCTATATTTGTCAAGGCGGGTGGCTTTGATGAGGATTTTTTCATGTACTATGAAGAAACAGAATTAACATTTAGAGTTCGGCAATTAGGGTATGATGTTATGTCTCTTCCAAATGCAAAGATTATTCATTTAGAGGGACAGAGCGAGCCTAATGATGAAAAAGTAGCTTATAGAATGCGCAAAAGCGAGAAGCTCTATTATACCAAAACAAATCAGCGCTACTTGATTCGCCTATCATACAAAGTTGATACTTTTTTCTATACATTGGTCGTAATTTACAATAAGCTCAAGCGATCACCTTCAAAAGTTGAGGGCTATAAGCGTAAGTTGCAGCTAATACGTAAGATTGAAAGTTTATGA